One window of the Chanodichthys erythropterus isolate Z2021 chromosome 2, ASM2448905v1, whole genome shotgun sequence genome contains the following:
- the tmem222a gene encoding transmembrane protein 222a: MADVTEIDTMKHFHGGFEKIDKEMSRYPHCIVWTPIPVLTWFLPFIGHMGICTSTGVIRDFAGPYFVSEDNMAFGKPTKYWKLDKNKVYGGGANAWDVAVHEASEEYKTRMHNLCCDNCHSHVAMALNLMRYDNCSSWNMVNLCLLSFIHSKHVSFVGFLKTWLPFLMISGVIVTIALAVNLR, translated from the exons ATGGCGGATGTTACCGAGATCGACACGATGAAGCACTTCCATGGAGGTTTTGAGAAAATCGACAAAGAAATGAGCCGCTATCCGCACTGCATCGTCTGGACACCCATCCCGGTTCTGAC CTGGTTTCTGCCATTCATTGGGCACATGGGCATATGTACATCCACCGGTGTGATCAGGGATTTTGCCGGCCCTTACTTTGTTTCA GAGGACAACATGGCGTTTGGAAAACCAACAAA GTACTGGAAGCTGGATAAGAATAAAGTGTACGGCGGTGGAGCAAACGCCTGGGATGTGGCCGTGCACGAGGCGTCTGAGGAATACAAAACTAGAATG CACAATCTGTGTTGTGATAACTGCCACTCTCATGTTGCCATGGCTCTGAACCTCATGCGCTACGACAACTGCTCCTCATGGAACATGGTCAATCTCTGCTTACTGTCCTTCATCCACAGCAAACATGTCAG CTTTGTGGGGTTCCTGAAGACCTGGCTGCCTTTCCTGATGATTAGTGGGGTTATAGTCACCATCGCCCTTGCTGTCAACCTGCGATGA